The Cloacibacillus sp. genome contains a region encoding:
- the tssA gene encoding type VI secretion system protein TssA, translated as MDISALGVLPISADSPAGIDAKYEPEYEALTEEIAKLSSVNRGKPISWQAVIDNASAILAGKSKDISVAAYMAVALQQTEGMQGLLDGLKLLRDLCANFWEEAFPPKAKLRRRINAYEWWHEQALELLKKEDQQPITAALSALVLQTAGELDELLGSLMEDAQPLRDVAEAVRAIPILPEKTQPEPEPEPQKSVTEERRETTTSETPRPAAQASLGQDAASLQSAFVDAARAYAFALRAEDPANYLAWQLPRAALWSRITALPPADGSGQTMIPPPDIDRIAAVERLLSGQNWLKAALAADDLFPSFPLYIDLQRMADEALAILGPVFSEARSRLRGETSAFLKRLPGLTALSYDGGVPFVSPQTRSWLEEIAAKGSSQNSPHGGTAGTGRTETAMAEARELLSGGDAAGALKRLEEAHGPSAVGNMRLCSEELRILCSQRETKTAAGLAKAMLQEIERDDLAKLEPDLAVEAMLAACRALDLAGDSAGAEQVREKLAGIRPSAVLGWN; from the coding sequence ATGGATATATCCGCGCTTGGAGTTTTGCCGATCAGCGCTGATTCGCCAGCCGGTATCGACGCTAAGTACGAACCAGAATATGAAGCGCTGACGGAAGAGATAGCCAAGCTTTCCTCCGTCAACCGCGGTAAGCCTATCTCATGGCAGGCTGTTATTGACAACGCATCGGCGATTTTAGCCGGCAAATCGAAAGACATCTCTGTCGCCGCCTATATGGCAGTGGCGCTCCAACAGACGGAGGGGATGCAGGGCCTTTTGGATGGGCTGAAGCTGCTGCGGGACCTATGCGCCAACTTCTGGGAAGAGGCCTTTCCGCCCAAGGCAAAACTCCGCCGCCGTATCAACGCCTATGAATGGTGGCACGAGCAGGCGCTGGAGCTATTGAAAAAAGAGGACCAGCAGCCAATAACGGCAGCACTGTCCGCTTTGGTGCTTCAAACCGCCGGTGAATTGGACGAATTGTTAGGGAGCTTGATGGAAGACGCGCAGCCGCTTCGCGACGTGGCCGAAGCGGTCCGCGCTATTCCTATTCTGCCAGAGAAAACGCAGCCTGAGCCAGAACCGGAGCCGCAAAAAAGCGTGACGGAAGAGCGGCGAGAGACGACAACCAGCGAAACGCCGCGCCCGGCGGCCCAGGCATCGTTGGGGCAGGATGCGGCATCGCTGCAGTCTGCCTTCGTGGATGCTGCACGCGCCTACGCATTCGCGCTCCGCGCCGAGGACCCTGCCAACTATCTCGCCTGGCAGCTTCCACGTGCCGCGCTGTGGAGCAGGATTACAGCGCTGCCGCCTGCGGACGGCTCGGGGCAGACGATGATACCTCCTCCCGACATAGATAGAATCGCAGCCGTAGAAAGGCTCCTTTCTGGTCAGAATTGGCTCAAGGCTGCGCTCGCCGCAGACGATCTTTTTCCATCTTTTCCACTGTATATTGATTTACAGCGCATGGCGGACGAAGCCCTTGCCATTCTAGGACCGGTATTCAGCGAGGCAAGGTCGCGCTTAAGAGGTGAAACATCGGCCTTTCTCAAGCGGCTTCCGGGTCTGACTGCGCTCAGCTACGACGGCGGCGTCCCCTTCGTTTCGCCGCAGACGCGTTCATGGCTCGAAGAAATTGCGGCGAAAGGTTCGTCTCAAAATTCGCCGCATGGCGGCACGGCCGGAACAGGAAGGACGGAAACGGCCATGGCGGAGGCGCGCGAACTTCTCTCAGGCGGCGACGCCGCAGGGGCGCTTAAAAGGCTCGAAGAGGCGCACGGCCCGTCCGCGGTGGGAAATATGCGGCTGTGCTCCGAAGAACTCCGAATACTCTGCTCGCAGCGCGAAACCAAAACCGCTGCCGGGCTTGCCAAGGCTATGCTGCAGGAGATAGAGAGGGATGATTTGGCGAAGCTGGAACCGGACCTTGCGGTTGAGGCCATGCTGGCAGCCTGCCGCGCCCTCGACCTTGCCGGCGACTCCGCGGGCGCGGAGCAGGTACGCGAAAAGCTCGCGGGAATCAGGCCCTCCGCCGTGCTTGGATGGAACTGA
- the tssH gene encoding type VI secretion system ATPase TssH has protein sequence MSTGVDIAALFEKCNDFITVALNNAAGSAVRRGHYEVSIEHLLLACLNEEQSDIPMALAAFGAETAKVQRALNAAVDEFRSGNGGRPVFSPLLIELMEASWMVASVDLNLSQIRSGAILLTFLRKPAVYAQGDYVREFSAINRENLLKDFAKIARESKETSVVLPQGPASRQGVVSGGDGESFIAKFCDDFTAKAKAGKIDPVFGRDAEIRQMVDILARRRKNNPILVGEPGVGKTAVLEGLALRIIQDDIPDTLKGSVLLSLDMGLLEAGASVKGEFERRLKGVLDEIKASEKPVILFIDEAHMLVGAGGQAGGSDAANLMKPALARGEIKTCAATTWKEYKKYFEKDAALARRFQLVKLDEPSPHTAALILRGIRAGYEKAHGVLIRDDAIEAAAALSARYIGGRFLPDKAIDLLDTACARVKVSLSSKPAPLEDAERARQAAERELDGLRRDCTNGVEVDGKRIEELTGRIEALTAEEGRLKSQWEEEKKSAEEYIACRGAMLSASSMWQPESPDAETQNGADTNSGDKAKKDEESLRLAFAKAKERYESLHDEGRLVHVEVTAEVVAQVVSDWTGIPTGRMASQQAAVAQDLDRLLGERIKGQSPALRIIASTVQASTAGLRSPDQPLGVFLLVGPSGVGKTETGLALAELLFGNSRSVITVNMSEFQEKHTVSRLIGSPPGYVGYGEGGMLTEAVRRQPYSVVLLDECEKAHIDVMNLFYQVFDKGILTDGEGKEVSFKNTIIMLTSNLASETIQNMTAGAVDVDEDNLLESIRPELSHHFRPALLARMTIVPYRSLGEDAMKLIAGAKLAAVAKRLKTNSGVELTVAPEVADLIVSRCTETETGARNIETILARSILPKLAHCLLERMSGGEMPPRAELCVGGDGSFTLCFSDDAAAGEFAEPKDENAAAPSEPRTEE, from the coding sequence ATGTCCACAGGAGTAGACATTGCCGCGCTTTTTGAAAAATGCAACGACTTTATCACCGTAGCCCTTAATAACGCCGCTGGCAGCGCCGTCAGGCGAGGGCACTATGAGGTTTCAATAGAACATCTGTTGTTGGCCTGCCTGAACGAAGAGCAGAGCGACATCCCGATGGCGCTCGCCGCATTTGGAGCAGAGACCGCCAAAGTCCAGCGCGCGCTGAACGCCGCAGTCGATGAATTCAGAAGCGGAAACGGAGGCCGCCCCGTATTCTCTCCGCTGCTGATCGAACTCATGGAGGCTTCGTGGATGGTGGCGTCGGTCGATCTCAATCTCAGCCAGATTCGTTCCGGTGCGATATTGCTTACTTTTCTGCGTAAGCCGGCCGTTTATGCCCAAGGGGACTATGTCCGTGAATTTTCCGCGATCAACCGCGAAAACCTGCTTAAGGACTTTGCAAAAATCGCGCGCGAATCTAAGGAAACTTCCGTAGTTCTGCCGCAGGGGCCTGCCTCGCGTCAGGGAGTTGTGTCTGGCGGCGACGGCGAAAGCTTTATCGCAAAATTTTGCGACGACTTTACCGCCAAGGCGAAGGCCGGAAAGATAGATCCCGTATTCGGACGCGACGCAGAGATTCGGCAGATGGTGGATATCCTGGCTCGCCGGCGCAAAAACAACCCTATCCTTGTCGGAGAACCAGGAGTCGGAAAAACAGCGGTTCTTGAAGGTCTGGCGCTGCGCATCATACAGGACGACATACCGGACACTCTGAAAGGTTCGGTTCTGCTCTCTCTCGATATGGGGCTTCTTGAGGCCGGGGCGAGCGTCAAGGGAGAATTTGAGCGCAGGCTTAAGGGTGTGCTGGACGAGATCAAGGCCAGTGAGAAACCCGTCATACTGTTCATAGACGAAGCTCATATGCTGGTAGGCGCGGGCGGTCAGGCCGGCGGCTCAGATGCCGCCAACCTGATGAAGCCGGCTCTCGCGCGCGGCGAAATCAAGACCTGCGCCGCGACTACGTGGAAAGAGTACAAAAAATATTTTGAAAAAGATGCGGCGCTTGCGCGTCGTTTCCAGCTAGTCAAGCTTGACGAGCCATCACCGCATACCGCGGCGCTGATACTGCGTGGAATACGCGCCGGATATGAGAAAGCGCACGGAGTCCTTATACGCGACGACGCCATTGAGGCCGCCGCCGCTCTTTCCGCGCGTTACATCGGCGGACGCTTTCTGCCCGACAAGGCCATCGACCTGCTGGACACCGCGTGCGCGCGCGTCAAGGTCAGCCTCTCATCCAAGCCCGCTCCGCTGGAGGACGCCGAACGCGCTCGCCAAGCCGCAGAACGCGAGCTGGATGGACTTCGCCGCGACTGCACCAACGGTGTTGAAGTGGACGGGAAACGCATAGAGGAATTGACAGGAAGGATTGAAGCGTTAACGGCGGAAGAGGGCCGCCTCAAATCCCAGTGGGAAGAGGAAAAAAAATCCGCCGAAGAATATATCGCCTGCCGCGGCGCGATGCTCAGCGCCTCAAGTATGTGGCAGCCGGAGAGTCCGGATGCAGAAACGCAGAACGGGGCCGATACGAACTCGGGAGATAAAGCGAAAAAAGACGAAGAATCTCTTCGCCTTGCTTTCGCCAAGGCGAAGGAGCGCTACGAATCGCTGCACGATGAAGGACGTCTTGTCCATGTGGAAGTTACTGCCGAAGTTGTCGCCCAGGTCGTCTCAGATTGGACCGGAATCCCGACCGGCCGTATGGCCAGCCAGCAGGCCGCCGTCGCGCAGGATCTTGACCGGCTGCTTGGAGAGCGCATCAAGGGACAGTCTCCGGCGCTTCGCATCATTGCGAGCACAGTGCAGGCGTCGACGGCGGGGCTGAGGTCTCCCGACCAGCCGCTCGGAGTGTTCCTGCTGGTCGGCCCCTCCGGCGTCGGCAAGACGGAGACGGGGCTGGCCCTTGCGGAACTGCTGTTCGGCAACAGCCGCAGCGTCATCACCGTCAACATGAGCGAGTTCCAGGAAAAACACACCGTCTCGCGCCTTATAGGCTCGCCGCCGGGCTACGTAGGCTACGGCGAGGGCGGCATGCTGACGGAGGCCGTCAGGCGCCAGCCCTATTCCGTGGTGCTGCTGGACGAATGCGAAAAGGCCCATATCGATGTTATGAACCTTTTCTATCAGGTCTTTGACAAGGGTATTCTCACAGACGGAGAAGGCAAAGAGGTCAGCTTCAAAAACACCATTATCATGCTAACCTCAAATCTTGCATCGGAAACTATCCAGAACATGACCGCGGGAGCCGTCGATGTAGATGAAGATAATCTCTTAGAGTCTATTCGTCCTGAGCTGTCGCACCATTTCCGTCCGGCGCTGCTGGCGAGAATGACGATAGTGCCTTACCGCAGCCTTGGAGAGGACGCGATGAAACTGATTGCCGGAGCGAAACTAGCCGCCGTCGCTAAACGTCTTAAGACAAACAGCGGTGTAGAGCTTACAGTTGCGCCGGAGGTGGCTGACCTTATCGTATCGCGCTGCACTGAAACCGAGACTGGCGCGCGCAACATTGAGACCATCCTGGCAAGGTCTATACTGCCCAAGCTTGCGCACTGCCTGCTTGAACGGATGTCCGGCGGTGAAATGCCGCCCAGGGCGGAACTCTGCGTCGGCGGCGACGGATCTTTCACGCTGTGCTTCTCTGACGATGCTGCGGCGGGCGAATTTGCGGAGCCTAAGGACGAGAACGCTGCCGCTCCCTCTGAGCCGAGGACAGAGGAGTAA
- the tssG gene encoding type VI secretion system baseplate subunit TssG produces MGTETRDKTVDIERLLLTEPLRFTMTQALWLLGFLNADTAEGVDLFTRRNLHVVPWLSLAFPPGEVVSVERTETKSKPIFRVTVPYYGLYSTMGALPTFYTEELFDEAREDESISRDFLDIINNHLYHLLYAANRHGDIVRRTVESANHSAEFVQYSLMGQAEDMLRDSELPAIAIVDLIAQRPRSAIRLERYLAFTLGHGGVEIEQCVERRAPVPPSQRCRLGVGGCRIGDDAVLGVDIADSTSKFRIHLHNEKPEDMEKFLPARRGYLTFRSRVERFMDSPQEFDLVLHPDGGTPPPAALGAGAKIGFFLGAKALQPVRISWKKNCI; encoded by the coding sequence ATGGGTACCGAGACTCGGGACAAAACAGTTGATATAGAGCGCCTGCTGCTCACTGAGCCGCTGCGTTTCACGATGACCCAGGCCCTATGGCTGCTGGGTTTTCTTAACGCGGATACCGCGGAGGGCGTTGACCTCTTTACGAGGCGGAACCTGCATGTCGTGCCGTGGCTCTCTCTGGCCTTTCCGCCTGGCGAAGTGGTCTCAGTCGAGCGTACAGAAACGAAAAGTAAGCCCATTTTTCGTGTGACTGTGCCATATTATGGGCTTTACAGCACTATGGGGGCGCTTCCGACCTTCTACACCGAAGAGCTGTTTGACGAAGCGCGGGAAGATGAGAGTATCTCGCGCGATTTCCTTGATATTATTAACAATCACCTTTACCATCTGCTCTACGCCGCGAACAGACACGGCGACATAGTGCGCCGCACGGTGGAGAGCGCCAATCATTCCGCCGAGTTTGTCCAGTACAGCCTTATGGGGCAGGCGGAGGATATGCTTCGTGACTCCGAGCTGCCGGCCATCGCCATCGTAGATCTGATTGCCCAGAGGCCTCGTTCTGCCATACGGCTGGAACGTTATCTGGCCTTTACTCTCGGACATGGCGGCGTAGAGATCGAGCAGTGTGTGGAGCGCCGCGCACCAGTGCCGCCCTCTCAGCGTTGCCGACTGGGCGTAGGCGGCTGTCGTATCGGCGACGACGCCGTTCTCGGCGTCGACATTGCGGACAGCACAAGCAAATTTCGTATCCATCTTCACAACGAGAAGCCTGAAGATATGGAAAAGTTTCTTCCGGCCCGCCGCGGGTATCTGACCTTTCGCAGCCGCGTTGAGCGGTTTATGGATTCGCCGCAGGAGTTTGATTTGGTGCTGCATCCGGACGGCGGCACTCCGCCGCCGGCAGCTTTGGGCGCGGGGGCGAAGATAGGATTCTTCCTTGGCGCGAAGGCACTTCAGCCGGTGAGGATTTCGTGGAAGAAGAATTGCATTTGA
- the tssC gene encoding type VI secretion system contractile sheath large subunit, whose translation MEQQAEAPSSSLLDEIIEASKIKPTDEGYAVTRAGLQEFIREIASSGSSPKVTGALVDAMIVELDKKLSDQVNEIMHNNQFRELESSWRSLKFLVDNVDFRQNTKVEIINVSKQDLLDDFEDSPEVVKSGLYKHIYTAEFGQFGGQPVGAIVSNYTFGPGPQDMELLRNVASVSAMSHVPFIAAAGREFFGIDSWGELPNLKDLHSIFEMPQYAKWRSLRANEDSRYLGLTLPRFLLRLPYGEDTTPAKSFSFTEAVPDNDDFCWGNTSFALASRLADSFAKYRWCSNIIGPQSGGAVQNLPLYQFEQRGEIQTKIPTEVLISERREYELAEEGFIALTMRKGSDNAAFFSANSVLKAKVFPNTPEGKAAETNYKLSTQLPYMMIMNRLAHYIKVIQRENIGSWKERADIERELNVWISQYVTEMDNPDAITRSKRPLRMANVAVSEVPGDPGWYSVNLLVRPHFKYMGANFTLSLVGKLDKQ comes from the coding sequence ATGGAACAGCAGGCGGAGGCTCCCTCGTCGAGTTTGCTTGACGAAATCATAGAGGCGTCCAAAATCAAGCCGACCGACGAAGGTTACGCCGTAACCCGCGCCGGCCTGCAGGAATTTATCCGCGAGATAGCGTCGAGCGGCTCTTCGCCGAAAGTTACGGGTGCGCTGGTCGATGCGATGATCGTCGAGCTGGACAAGAAGCTTTCAGATCAGGTCAACGAGATAATGCACAACAACCAGTTCCGTGAGCTGGAATCGTCCTGGCGTTCGCTGAAATTCCTTGTGGATAACGTTGATTTCCGGCAGAATACCAAAGTGGAGATCATCAATGTTTCCAAGCAAGACCTGCTTGACGACTTTGAGGATTCCCCGGAGGTTGTTAAGTCTGGTCTTTACAAACATATATACACGGCTGAGTTTGGTCAGTTCGGCGGCCAGCCCGTTGGAGCCATCGTCTCCAATTACACCTTTGGCCCAGGACCGCAGGATATGGAGCTGCTCCGCAATGTGGCGAGCGTGTCGGCCATGTCGCACGTGCCATTCATCGCCGCCGCTGGACGTGAATTTTTTGGCATTGATTCGTGGGGTGAGCTGCCAAACCTGAAGGATCTCCACTCCATCTTTGAGATGCCACAGTATGCGAAATGGCGTTCGCTCCGCGCGAACGAAGACAGCCGCTATCTTGGGCTGACCCTGCCGCGCTTCTTGCTGCGGCTGCCATATGGCGAAGATACAACTCCGGCGAAGAGCTTCAGTTTTACCGAGGCTGTACCGGACAACGACGACTTCTGCTGGGGCAACACGTCCTTCGCACTAGCTTCGCGGCTGGCGGATAGCTTTGCAAAGTATCGCTGGTGCAGTAACATTATCGGTCCTCAAAGTGGCGGTGCGGTGCAGAACCTCCCACTCTACCAGTTTGAGCAGAGGGGCGAGATACAGACCAAAATACCAACAGAAGTGCTTATCTCTGAACGGCGTGAATACGAGCTTGCCGAGGAAGGCTTCATTGCACTGACCATGCGCAAGGGCTCCGACAACGCAGCGTTCTTCTCCGCCAATTCCGTGCTTAAGGCCAAGGTGTTCCCGAACACCCCGGAGGGCAAAGCGGCGGAGACTAATTATAAACTCTCGACTCAGCTGCCTTACATGATGATTATGAACCGCCTGGCTCACTACATCAAGGTAATACAGCGTGAGAATATCGGCAGCTGGAAGGAACGTGCCGACATCGAACGAGAGCTCAACGTCTGGATAAGCCAGTACGTTACGGAGATGGACAATCCCGACGCTATAACCCGCAGCAAGCGCCCGCTGCGCATGGCGAATGTTGCGGTCAGCGAAGTGCCTGGAGATCCTGGGTGGTATTCCGTCAACCTGCTGGTCCGTCCGCACTTCAAGTATATGGGCGCGAACTTTACGCTCTCTCTTGTAGGTAAACTGGACAAACAATAA
- the tssD gene encoding type VI secretion system tube protein TssD yields MALTSYMKIKGKSQGDIKGDCEQGGDKKDSILVYATEHKVEIPKDTHTGLPTGQRIHHPYKIIMAKSQASPKLYKACCTGEQLNVTLDYYRIKSDGVEEKYFTVKMENAIVVEINQVTPLSFLPESKPFHDMEDVRFTYSKITWTYNDGNIEYTDDWKK; encoded by the coding sequence ATGGCACTTACTTCGTATATGAAAATTAAAGGAAAAAGCCAGGGTGACATTAAAGGCGACTGCGAGCAGGGTGGCGACAAGAAGGATTCCATCCTTGTCTATGCCACGGAGCACAAGGTTGAAATTCCCAAAGACACCCATACGGGGCTTCCTACGGGGCAGAGAATACACCACCCCTATAAGATAATTATGGCTAAGAGCCAGGCTTCGCCGAAGCTGTACAAAGCCTGCTGCACCGGCGAGCAGCTTAACGTAACGCTTGATTACTATCGTATCAAGTCTGACGGCGTCGAGGAAAAATACTTCACCGTCAAAATGGAGAACGCCATTGTGGTGGAGATTAACCAGGTCACACCACTCTCGTTCCTGCCCGAAAGCAAGCCCTTCCACGATATGGAAGATGTGCGGTTCACCTATTCGAAGATCACTTGGACCTACAACGACGGTAATATTGAATATACCGACGACTGGAAAAAGTAA